One Planktothrix sp. FACHB-1365 genomic window carries:
- a CDS encoding MarC family protein, whose protein sequence is MVEDLLTFVLGSFASLFPIVDPLGAVPIFLILAAGYSPELQQKCAIKTSLSFVGVLVFFLLVGDSILEFFGLAMSGVKVAGGIVIFETGWEALKAEPKLTPTEEEALSCQIEEHKDISFIPLTIPLLAGPGAIAVTLGLAAQAGETLSSETILHLGAIIVAIVLIGILVYGCLILSHRLLNLLGENGIIAFTRLLGLFILALGVQLILSGLEHWIEGLFSTYLSDFVLLPR, encoded by the coding sequence ATGGTAGAAGATTTATTAACCTTTGTTTTAGGCAGTTTTGCGTCCTTGTTTCCCATTGTCGATCCTTTGGGTGCTGTGCCGATATTTTTAATTTTAGCGGCGGGCTATTCTCCAGAATTACAACAAAAATGTGCGATTAAAACTTCCTTGAGCTTTGTAGGGGTTTTAGTCTTTTTTTTATTAGTCGGGGATAGTATTTTAGAGTTCTTTGGTTTAGCAATGTCTGGGGTAAAAGTAGCGGGAGGAATTGTGATTTTTGAAACGGGGTGGGAAGCTTTAAAAGCAGAACCCAAATTAACACCCACCGAAGAAGAAGCCTTAAGTTGTCAAATTGAAGAACATAAAGATATATCGTTTATTCCCTTAACTATTCCTTTATTAGCAGGGCCAGGAGCGATCGCCGTAACATTAGGATTAGCTGCCCAAGCAGGCGAAACTTTATCCTCAGAAACTATATTACATTTAGGTGCGATTATTGTTGCAATTGTCCTAATTGGAATCTTAGTTTATGGTTGTTTGATTTTGTCCCATCGTTTACTTAATCTTTTAGGAGAAAATGGAATTATTGCCTTTACCCGTCTTCTGGGTTTATTTATTTTAGCCCTGGGTGTACAATTAATCTTAAGTGGGTTAGAACACTGGATTGAAGGTTTATTTTCAACCTATTTATCCGATTTCGTTTTGTTGCCTCGATAG
- a CDS encoding cupin domain-containing protein: MITVEQLIEKYQLIPHPEGGYFRETYRSEGVIPDSALPDNFTGDRNYCTGIYFLLPQGTKSCLHRIQSDEMWHFYLGGSMTLVLMHEDYGVQNIILGSDIQAGETVQFIVPAGWWFGGYPNSESAYSFVGCTVAPGFDFADFELASRTDLISQFPESSELILKLTPDA, translated from the coding sequence ATGATAACTGTAGAACAATTAATTGAAAAATATCAACTGATTCCTCATCCTGAAGGGGGATATTTTCGAGAAACCTATCGTTCAGAGGGGGTAATTCCTGATAGTGCTTTACCGGATAATTTTACAGGCGATCGCAATTATTGTACAGGAATTTATTTTTTATTACCTCAAGGAACAAAATCCTGTTTACATCGAATTCAATCCGATGAAATGTGGCATTTTTATTTAGGGGGTTCAATGACCTTGGTGTTAATGCACGAAGACTATGGCGTACAAAATATTATTCTGGGTTCTGATATTCAAGCGGGAGAAACCGTGCAGTTTATTGTTCCGGCGGGATGGTGGTTTGGCGGCTATCCTAACTCAGAAAGTGCCTATAGTTTTGTCGGGTGTACCGTTGCGCCAGGGTTTGATTTTGCCGATTTTGAATTAGCGAGTCGGACTGACCTAATTTCCCAGTTTCCAGAATCTTCTGAACTGATTTTAAAATTAACTCCTGATGCTTAA
- a CDS encoding outer membrane protein: MKSVLTSCFSLLTFLVVTPAWASSVNQDSEQNLSSVFSEDQHQFLIHSDLHFSGDPSSVQFNPVSVEKIAIAASSPSQQSTTHNAEDFKLSNLNSTFLNSSRNAADLQPYQLRKDDEILSNSSGSNLEKNTISQNPINFDQVVNEVLTEESQSSTPNTEQPQSSNGWRFEVEPMLFVPFNIDGYAIVGEGASVNRVVLVDLITTEITNRILNQLPQDLIEKAVDRVLERLPFDRSNTRLEDRIAQEVRERLQQRGQNLTERLETQIREGVQTIVDRVPPGQVPVKVDFNIGLGKILEFDKILELGARLEAWNGDIGLIFQGVYTELGLTENGSQIDIDFNTKLLTAETLLAWHLGTLPLRTVKDTSKPNPVYPSLDFEVYGGVRFGYLNTDFGFDPGPDINYRPDWFDPSFGAQIKLNLADNLAITTRGGTALTGGSDALTNWDLLIGLNWQVSRDLTLSAGYRLYQLKVEQEGDYGTSTVKMTSQGMRLGLGWSF, from the coding sequence ATGAAATCAGTTTTAACGTCTTGTTTTAGTTTATTAACTTTTCTAGTTGTAACTCCCGCTTGGGCGAGTTCCGTTAATCAGGATTCTGAACAAAACCTCTCCTCTGTTTTTTCAGAAGATCAGCATCAGTTTTTGATTCATTCTGATTTGCATTTTTCCGGTGATCCCTCTTCCGTTCAGTTTAATCCAGTTTCGGTTGAGAAAATTGCGATCGCTGCTTCTTCACCTTCACAACAATCCACCACACATAATGCGGAAGATTTTAAACTTTCTAATTTGAATTCAACCTTTTTAAATTCTAGCAGAAATGCAGCCGATTTGCAACCGTATCAACTGAGAAAAGATGATGAAATTTTATCAAATTCAAGTGGGTCTAATTTAGAAAAAAATACAATCAGCCAAAATCCGATTAATTTTGATCAGGTTGTTAATGAAGTTTTGACCGAAGAGTCCCAGAGTTCTACACCTAACACTGAACAACCTCAGTCCAGTAACGGATGGAGATTTGAAGTTGAACCGATGCTATTTGTTCCGTTTAATATTGACGGTTATGCTATTGTTGGAGAAGGTGCGAGTGTTAATCGAGTCGTTTTAGTAGACTTAATTACAACTGAAATTACCAATCGCATCTTAAATCAATTACCCCAAGATTTAATTGAAAAAGCGGTTGATCGAGTGTTAGAACGATTACCTTTTGATCGCAGCAATACTCGATTAGAAGATCGCATTGCTCAAGAGGTAAGAGAACGTTTACAACAACGGGGACAAAACCTAACAGAACGTTTAGAAACTCAAATTCGGGAAGGAGTACAAACCATAGTAGATCGAGTTCCTCCGGGTCAAGTTCCCGTTAAAGTTGATTTTAATATTGGGTTAGGAAAAATTCTGGAGTTCGATAAAATTTTAGAGTTAGGAGCTCGTTTAGAAGCGTGGAATGGGGATATCGGATTAATCTTTCAGGGAGTCTATACTGAATTGGGTTTAACAGAAAATGGTTCGCAAATTGATATTGATTTTAATACAAAATTATTAACAGCAGAAACATTGCTGGCATGGCATTTGGGAACCCTCCCCTTAAGAACTGTTAAAGATACTTCAAAACCTAATCCTGTCTATCCTTCTCTTGATTTTGAAGTTTATGGTGGAGTTCGTTTTGGCTATCTCAATACTGATTTTGGTTTTGATCCCGGCCCAGATATTAACTATCGACCTGATTGGTTTGATCCGTCTTTTGGGGCACAAATTAAACTCAATTTAGCCGATAATTTAGCGATTACAACACGGGGAGGAACTGCCCTTACAGGCGGAAGTGATGCTCTTACCAATTGGGATTTACTCATCGGTTTAAATTGGCAAGTTTCCCGTGATTTAACTTTATCCGCAGGCTATCGTTTATATCAATTAAAAGTTGAACAAGAAGGAGACTATGGAACCTCTACTGTTAAAATGACTTCACAAGGAATGCGTTTAGGATTAGGTTGGTCTTTCTAG
- a CDS encoding YidH family protein — protein sequence MMNQPPNNSETHKQVSTNDLAEDRTELAKYRSRAAADRTLMAWIRTSLSLIGFGFGIPTIVRTIEQTRLTPKLDPVRFSVIVGLAFISTGMLGMALGLREHRRLLQQIESDRYTYETSHSTEIIGVALLVIGFISFIGVIVKSLMF from the coding sequence ATGATGAATCAACCCCCCAACAACTCAGAAACCCATAAACAGGTTTCTACTAATGATTTAGCCGAAGATCGTACCGAACTTGCTAAATACCGCAGTCGCGCCGCCGCTGATCGCACTTTAATGGCTTGGATACGCACTTCCCTATCCTTAATTGGTTTTGGTTTTGGTATTCCTACTATTGTCAGAACTATTGAACAAACCCGCCTCACTCCTAAACTTGATCCGGTGCGATTTTCTGTTATTGTGGGACTAGCTTTTATTAGTACAGGAATGCTAGGAATGGCTTTAGGACTGAGGGAACATCGTCGGTTACTTCAACAAATAGAAAGCGATCGCTATACTTATGAAACTTCTCACAGTACAGAAATTATCGGGGTTGCTTTACTGGTGATTGGGTTCATCAGTTTTATTGGGGTAATCGTTAAATCTCTCATGTTTTAA
- a CDS encoding DUF1254 domain-containing protein codes for MQTNNPSEVRAIAKEAYIYGFPMVDSYRIQYAYFVDQQNPEYKAPWNHIRNIARVFTPEDKAVQTPNSDTPYSMLGLDLRTEPMVLTVPQIEQERYFSIQLIDLYTFNFDYIGSRTTGNEGGSFLIAAPNWQGEIPNNIKKVIRSETELALAAYRTQLFNPDDLDQVKHIQAGYQVQPLSVFLGQSAPETAPTIDFIKPLTPNEQRTSLDFFKILNFVLQFCPTHPSEAELRVRFAKMNVGAGMAFDADSLSPDLKTAIEQGIADAWAEFANLKQRIDAKEVTSGDVFGTREYLKNNYLYRMAAAIVGIYGNSKQEAMYPIYSVDSDGQLLDGANRYTLYLAPGQLPPVNAFWSLTLYELPSSLLVANPLNRYLLNSRMMPQFKRDSQGGITFYIQNESPGADQEANWLPAPKGSFFCVMRLYWPQPEALEGRWQQPPMQRV; via the coding sequence ATGCAAACTAACAATCCGTCTGAAGTTCGTGCGATTGCCAAAGAAGCTTATATCTACGGCTTCCCAATGGTAGACAGCTACCGCATCCAATACGCCTACTTCGTGGATCAACAAAATCCCGAATACAAAGCACCCTGGAACCACATTCGCAATATTGCTCGTGTCTTTACACCGGAGGATAAGGCAGTCCAGACACCTAACTCAGACACGCCTTACTCAATGCTGGGTTTGGATTTGCGTACAGAACCGATGGTACTCACCGTACCCCAGATCGAACAGGAACGCTACTTTAGCATCCAACTCATCGATCTTTACACCTTTAATTTTGACTATATCGGAAGTCGCACTACGGGTAACGAAGGGGGCAGTTTCCTCATCGCTGCACCAAACTGGCAAGGTGAGATCCCCAATAACATTAAGAAAGTGATCCGGTCGGAAACCGAGTTAGCACTCGCCGCATATCGCACACAGCTTTTCAACCCTGACGACCTCGATCAAGTCAAACACATTCAGGCGGGATATCAGGTACAGCCGCTTTCAGTCTTCCTGGGACAATCTGCACCGGAAACTGCACCGACTATTGATTTTATTAAACCCCTGACTCCGAACGAGCAACGGACATCCCTCGATTTTTTCAAGATCCTGAACTTTGTGTTACAGTTTTGTCCTACCCATCCCTCCGAAGCAGAACTCAGGGTGCGGTTTGCCAAGATGAATGTTGGTGCGGGGATGGCTTTTGACGCAGATTCCCTATCCCCCGATCTGAAGACAGCAATAGAGCAAGGAATTGCTGATGCTTGGGCAGAATTCGCGAACTTGAAGCAACGCATCGATGCCAAGGAAGTCACCTCTGGTGATGTGTTCGGCACACGGGAATATCTGAAGAATAACTACCTCTACCGGATGGCTGCGGCTATCGTCGGTATCTATGGGAATTCTAAGCAGGAAGCAATGTATCCGATCTATTCGGTCGATAGTGACGGGCAACTGCTCGATGGAGCTAACCGTTATACCCTCTACCTTGCACCCGGACAATTGCCACCCGTCAATGCCTTCTGGTCACTAACTCTGTATGAACTCCCGTCGAGCCTACTGGTTGCGAACCCACTCAACCGCTATCTCCTTAATTCTCGGATGATGCCTCAATTTAAGCGCGATTCACAAGGCGGCATCACCTTTTATATCCAAAACGAGTCACCGGGTGCAGATCAAGAAGCGAACTGGCTACCCGCCCCCAAAGGGTCATTCTTTTGCGTGATGCGTTTGTATTGGCCTCAGCCTGAAGCCCTTGAAGGGAGATGGCAACAGCCACCCATGCAGCGAGTCTAA